Sequence from the Pararhizobium gei genome:
TCATGCAGGATGGTATAGAACAGGAGACTTGCATAGGAAGATTGAAGCAGCGTGTTTGCGGTATCTGCTGTAGATGATGCGGGATCCTGCAGGACGCGCGCTGCCCTTCGGGCGCTTACTGAGGGATAAGGAAACAAGCCGGACTTTGACCGTGGAGGCGGGACAGGGTCGGCGGGAGGAGATGCTGCATGCTCAAGATGGCGCCATCGGTGCTTCTCGAACATTATCTGGGAATATCGCGCCTGCTTGCCGGACAGCTTGAGTTCCGATCAGCCATCCGTGCAGTAGCCGCGCAGATCTCCCATATCATTCCGCATGACCATCTCGACGTCTGCATCATCATGCATGGCGGAAAATACCACACGGCTTATGAGACCGGCCTCGAAACGGCCTGGGGCAATCGCCCGCCGGCGCTCGTTTCGGACAGCCCGATCCGGGCGCTTCTCTGGGGCGAGGTCTCGTATTTTCTCACCGACGATGCAGGAACCGATCCGCGCTTCAACTTCGAGAACGCCTTCACCCTGCCGATTTTCGACCAGGGGCTGCGCAGCCGAATCCATGTGCCGCTCAAGGTCGAAGGAGACATCATCGGCGCACTCAGCTGTTCGTCGCATCAGGCGGGACTGTATACGATGGAAGATATCGTCAATGCCCGCTCCATCGCAGATTTGCTTTCGCCCTATTTTTTTGCCTTGCGGGCTGCGGGACAGGCGCAGCAATCGGCGATCGTCGAGGCCGAGGCACGGGCTCGCGAAGAAGGATTGCGGCTTGGCGCGCTCAAGCTGACGGAGGCCCTGGAGCGTGAACGGCAGCGCATCGGCATGGACCTGCACGATCAGACGCTGGCCGACCTTACGCGCCTGTCCCGCCGGCTGGAACGGCTTACCCATGAGCCGGACATTGCCGGAGAGGCATTGGAACCCCTAGTGCGCAGCCTGCAGCACTGCATGCAGGATCTCCGCCAGATCATCGAGGAGGCCAAACCCTCCGTCCTTCAGCTTTTCGGCTTTGTCCAGGCTGTGGAGAACCATCTCGACCGGTCGGTGCGCGACAGTGGCCTCTCGATCGATCGCCAGTTGATCGATGAGACGGAGGGCAGTGTCGACAGCCTGGATCCGACCGTCTGCGTTGCGCTGTTTCGCATCACCCAGGAGGCGATCAACAACGCCGTGCGCCA
This genomic interval carries:
- a CDS encoding GAF domain-containing sensor histidine kinase, whose amino-acid sequence is MLKMAPSVLLEHYLGISRLLAGQLEFRSAIRAVAAQISHIIPHDHLDVCIIMHGGKYHTAYETGLETAWGNRPPALVSDSPIRALLWGEVSYFLTDDAGTDPRFNFENAFTLPIFDQGLRSRIHVPLKVEGDIIGALSCSSHQAGLYTMEDIVNARSIADLLSPYFFALRAAGQAQQSAIVEAEARAREEGLRLGALKLTEALERERQRIGMDLHDQTLADLTRLSRRLERLTHEPDIAGEALEPLVRSLQHCMQDLRQIIEEAKPSVLQLFGFVQAVENHLDRSVRDSGLSIDRQLIDETEGSVDSLDPTVCVALFRITQEAINNAVRHAQADRIVVRLGKQQDGLSVEVYDDGVGIAKQRRRNGGGIDNMKTRARLISARFSIGAGRNNLGTAIGVHLPVAAQTSRQPDPRNEI